In Halosegnis marinus, one genomic interval encodes:
- a CDS encoding DUF7319 domain-containing protein, which translates to MADASSDPAEPEEGTVESAVRRVEPDESEELSTEELRRRVEDEYDFEDFTPADMKRMSPEEWEAVFDPDTWITGPELLDRVEADTKRRVLDRDVFARVERMANPDRVVAYSDEGYAVVYEDGSIEGEGTVLRDLKPSVALCSMDSYEAPDLPDEDLLPRPMEVPQGSGEFGNLMIQLVAGALFLSGAVLGGAALFTADLGVIAGTAGILFLVAGGVLFFTVANARLSDRFRAEEYRNRLRAVGMEDDELPEWLPESARETPGLDRGAAADAPDGENRD; encoded by the coding sequence ATGGCAGACGCCAGCTCCGACCCCGCGGAACCGGAGGAGGGAACCGTCGAGTCGGCGGTTCGGCGGGTGGAGCCGGACGAGTCCGAGGAACTCTCGACCGAGGAGCTCCGTCGCCGCGTCGAGGACGAGTACGACTTCGAGGACTTCACCCCCGCGGACATGAAGCGGATGAGTCCCGAGGAGTGGGAGGCCGTCTTCGACCCGGACACGTGGATAACGGGGCCGGAGCTGCTCGACCGCGTGGAGGCGGACACGAAGCGGCGCGTCCTCGACCGCGACGTGTTCGCGCGCGTCGAGCGGATGGCGAACCCCGACCGCGTCGTCGCGTACTCCGACGAGGGGTACGCGGTGGTGTACGAGGACGGCTCCATCGAGGGCGAGGGGACGGTGCTGCGCGACCTGAAGCCGTCCGTCGCGCTGTGTTCGATGGACAGCTACGAGGCGCCCGACCTCCCCGACGAGGACCTGCTCCCCCGGCCGATGGAGGTCCCGCAGGGCTCCGGGGAGTTCGGGAACCTGATGATACAGCTCGTGGCGGGCGCGCTGTTCCTGTCGGGCGCCGTCCTCGGGGGGGCGGCCCTGTTCACGGCCGACCTCGGAGTCATCGCCGGCACCGCCGGCATCCTCTTCCTCGTCGCGGGCGGCGTGCTCTTCTTCACCGTCGCAAACGCGCGCCTCTCGGACCGCTTCCGCGCGGAGGAGTACCGCAACCGCCTGCGCGCGGTCGGGATGGAGGACGACGAACTGCCCGAGTGGCTCCCGGAGAGCGCCCGCGAGACGCCGGGGCTCGACCGGGGCGCGGCGGCCGACGCCCCCGACGGCGAGAACCGCGACTGA